The following are encoded in a window of Kitasatospora sp. NBC_01250 genomic DNA:
- the mihF gene encoding integration host factor, actinobacterial type yields the protein MALPPLTPEQRSAALAKAAEARKERAEVKNRLKHSGASLHEVIKSGKEDNDVIGKMKVSALLESLPGVGKVRAKQIMERLGISESRRVRGLGTNQISALEREFGATSS from the coding sequence GTGGCTCTTCCGCCCCTTACCCCTGAACAGCGCTCCGCCGCGCTGGCCAAGGCCGCCGAGGCTCGCAAGGAGCGCGCTGAGGTGAAGAACCGGCTCAAGCACTCGGGAGCCTCCCTGCACGAGGTCATCAAGTCCGGCAAAGAGGACAACGATGTCATCGGCAAGATGAAGGTCTCCGCACTGCTGGAGAGCCTTCCGGGCGTCGGCAAGGTCCGCGCCAAGCAGATCATGGAGCGTCTCGGCATCAGTGAGAGCCGCCGGGTCCGTGGTCTTGGTACGAACCAGATCTCCGCGCTGGAGCGGGAGTTCGGCGCCACGTCGTCCTGA
- a CDS encoding primosomal protein N', with protein sequence MSSDDTPPGGPPEQLALIRETVRRAKPRTWHGAHLAEELPVARVVVDKGLLHLDQFFDYAVPVAMAEAAQPGVRVRVRFGARVSAAGRREGGELHDGFIVARLASSDYRGPLAPLAQVLSAERVLTPALLKLSRTIADRYAGTLADVLQLAVPPRHAKAEAQPSPAPLPAPAAPAAGSWQRYPQGPEFLSALTAGHTPRAVWTALPGPSWPQEIALAVAATLAGGRGALVVLPDGRAVARVDAALTELLGGSGHHAVLTADLGPKDRYRNWLAVSRGSVRAVLGTRATVFAPVHDLGLLVVWSDGDSSHSDPRAPHPHVREVALLRAAEEGAAVLVGGLAMTVESAQLLRTGWARPLAADRAVVREVAPRVRTVGEADQARDAAAQVARLPSVAWQAAREALRSGPVLVQVPRRGYVPRLACGRCRTPARCTHCAGPLEAVGAGEALQCAWCGVAALDWHCEECGSFRLRAQVVGARRTAEELGKAFPGIPVRTSGRDAVLAGVSAEPALVISTPGAEPVAEGGGYAAALLLDGWALLSRPDLRSGEETLRLWLAAAALVRPATEGGQVVVVAEPTARPVQALVRWDPAGHADLELAERAQLGFPPVSRMASVTGTPAAVADLLGLTRLPEGADLLGPVPLPPLRGQEQERALLRVRPGQGGALTAALKAAQIARVALRGAEPVKVRIDPTDIG encoded by the coding sequence ATGAGCAGCGACGACACGCCCCCGGGCGGGCCGCCGGAGCAGCTGGCGCTGATCCGTGAGACGGTGCGCCGGGCCAAGCCGCGCACCTGGCACGGCGCGCACCTGGCCGAGGAGCTGCCGGTGGCCCGGGTGGTGGTCGACAAGGGCCTGCTCCACCTCGACCAGTTCTTCGACTACGCGGTGCCGGTCGCGATGGCCGAAGCCGCCCAGCCGGGCGTGCGGGTCCGGGTCCGGTTCGGCGCCCGGGTCAGCGCCGCGGGCCGCCGCGAGGGCGGCGAGCTGCACGACGGTTTCATCGTGGCCCGGCTGGCGAGCAGCGACTACCGCGGCCCGCTCGCCCCGCTGGCCCAAGTGCTCTCCGCCGAGCGGGTGCTGACCCCGGCCCTGCTGAAGCTCAGCCGCACCATCGCCGACCGCTACGCCGGCACCCTGGCCGACGTGCTGCAGCTGGCCGTGCCGCCGCGGCACGCCAAGGCCGAGGCGCAGCCCTCGCCGGCCCCGCTGCCGGCGCCCGCCGCGCCGGCCGCCGGCAGCTGGCAGCGCTATCCGCAGGGGCCCGAGTTCCTGAGCGCGCTGACCGCCGGGCACACCCCGCGCGCGGTCTGGACGGCGCTGCCCGGACCGAGCTGGCCGCAGGAGATCGCGCTGGCGGTGGCCGCCACGCTGGCCGGCGGGCGCGGCGCCCTGGTGGTGCTGCCCGACGGGCGGGCGGTGGCCCGGGTGGATGCGGCGCTCACCGAGCTGCTCGGCGGCTCCGGGCACCACGCGGTGCTCACCGCCGACCTCGGCCCCAAGGACCGCTACCGCAACTGGCTCGCCGTCAGCAGGGGTTCGGTGCGCGCGGTGCTCGGCACCCGGGCCACGGTCTTCGCGCCCGTGCACGACCTGGGCCTGCTGGTGGTCTGGTCGGACGGCGACAGCAGCCACAGCGACCCGCGGGCACCCCATCCGCACGTGCGCGAGGTCGCGCTGCTGCGCGCTGCCGAGGAGGGGGCCGCCGTGCTGGTCGGGGGGCTCGCGATGACGGTGGAGAGCGCACAGCTGCTGCGCACGGGCTGGGCCCGTCCGCTGGCCGCCGACCGCGCGGTGGTGCGCGAGGTCGCGCCGCGGGTGCGCACCGTCGGCGAGGCCGACCAGGCCAGGGACGCCGCCGCGCAGGTCGCCCGGCTGCCCTCGGTGGCCTGGCAGGCGGCGCGCGAGGCGCTGCGCAGCGGCCCGGTGCTCGTCCAGGTGCCGCGCCGCGGCTACGTGCCGCGGCTGGCCTGTGGGCGCTGCCGCACCCCGGCCCGCTGCACGCACTGCGCCGGGCCGTTGGAGGCCGTCGGCGCCGGGGAGGCGCTGCAGTGCGCCTGGTGCGGGGTCGCCGCGCTGGACTGGCACTGCGAGGAGTGCGGCTCGTTCCGGCTGCGCGCGCAGGTGGTGGGCGCCCGGCGGACGGCCGAGGAGCTGGGCAAGGCCTTCCCGGGGATCCCGGTGCGGACCTCGGGCCGGGACGCGGTGCTGGCCGGGGTGTCGGCCGAGCCGGCGCTGGTGATCTCCACGCCCGGGGCCGAGCCGGTGGCCGAGGGCGGTGGGTACGCCGCCGCGCTGCTGCTGGACGGGTGGGCCCTGCTCAGCCGGCCCGACCTGCGCTCCGGGGAGGAGACGCTGCGGCTGTGGCTGGCGGCGGCCGCGCTGGTGCGGCCGGCCACCGAGGGCGGCCAGGTGGTCGTGGTGGCCGAGCCCACCGCGCGGCCGGTGCAGGCGCTGGTGCGCTGGGACCCGGCCGGGCACGCGGACCTGGAGCTGGCGGAGCGGGCGCAGCTGGGCTTCCCGCCGGTCTCCCGGATGGCGTCGGTCACCGGGACGCCCGCCGCGGTGGCCGATCTGCTCGGGCTCACCCGGCTGCCCGAGGGGGCGGACCTGCTCGGCCCGGTGCCGCTGCCGCCGCTGCGCGGTCAGGAGCAGGAGCGTGCCCTGCTGCGGGTGCGCCCGGGGCAGGGCGGGGCACTGACCGCGGCGCTGAAGGCGGCGCAGATCGCGCGGGTCGCGTTGCGGGGGGCGGAGCCGGTGAAGGTGCGGATCGATCCGACCGACATCGGGTGA
- the pyrF gene encoding orotidine-5'-phosphate decarboxylase: MTLAPFGARLRHAMDDRGQLCVGIDPHAALLSAWGLGDDLAGLTTFSRTVVEALADRVAVLKPQAAFFERFGSKGVAVLERTVAEARAAGALVVMDAKRGDIGSTMAAYAEAFLLPDSPLFSDALTVSPYLGFGSLRPALDLAREHGCGIFALALTSNPEGFEVQRAMAPNNVSVAQQVLRHLAAENAGAEPLGSFGAVVGATLADAGVELAINGPLLAPGIGAQGATMADLPRVFGASVPDVVPSVSRDVLKHGPSVTALREAAQRFVDDVRAVTLA; this comes from the coding sequence ATGACCCTCGCTCCCTTCGGCGCCCGGCTGCGCCACGCCATGGACGACCGCGGCCAGCTCTGCGTGGGCATCGACCCGCACGCCGCCCTGCTCTCCGCCTGGGGACTGGGCGACGACCTGGCGGGCCTGACGACCTTCAGCCGCACCGTGGTCGAGGCGCTCGCCGACCGGGTGGCCGTGCTCAAGCCGCAGGCCGCCTTCTTCGAGCGGTTCGGCAGCAAGGGCGTCGCCGTCCTGGAGCGGACCGTGGCCGAGGCCCGGGCGGCCGGCGCGCTGGTGGTGATGGACGCCAAGCGCGGCGACATCGGCTCCACCATGGCCGCCTACGCCGAGGCCTTCCTGCTGCCCGACAGCCCGCTGTTCTCCGACGCCCTCACCGTCAGCCCCTACCTCGGCTTCGGCTCGCTGCGCCCGGCGCTCGACCTGGCCCGCGAGCACGGCTGCGGCATCTTCGCGCTCGCGCTGACCTCCAACCCCGAGGGCTTCGAGGTGCAGCGCGCGATGGCGCCGAACAACGTCAGCGTCGCCCAGCAGGTGCTGCGGCACCTGGCCGCGGAGAACGCCGGCGCCGAGCCGCTCGGCTCCTTCGGTGCGGTGGTCGGCGCCACGCTGGCCGACGCGGGAGTGGAACTGGCCATCAACGGGCCGCTGCTGGCTCCCGGGATCGGCGCCCAGGGCGCGACGATGGCCGACCTGCCGCGGGTCTTCGGTGCGTCCGTACCCGACGTAGTGCCGAGCGTGAGTCGCGACGTACTCAAGCACGGACCGTCCGTGACGGCCCTGCGGGAGGCCGCGCAGCGCTTCGTCGACGATGTGAGGGCTGTCACACTCGCTTGA
- the metK gene encoding methionine adenosyltransferase, which produces MSRRLFTSESVTEGHPDKIADQISDTILDALLKDDPTSRVAVETLITTGQVHVAGEVTTKAYAPIAQLVREKILEIGYDSSKKGFDGASCGVSVSIGSQSPDIAQGVDTAHEHRVDGEDDELDRQGAGDQGLMFGYACDDTPELMPLPITLAHRLSRRLTEVRKNGTIPYLRPDGKTQVTIEYDGDKAVRVDTVVVSTQHASDIDLDSLLAPDIREFVVEPVLAGVDIDTSNYRLLVNPTGRFEIGGPMGDAGLTGRKIIIDTYGGMARHGGGAFSGKDPSKVDRSAAYAMRWVAKNIVAAGLARRAEVQVAYAIGKAEPVGLFVETFGTETAPVLKIQEAVTRVFDLRPAAIIRDLDLLRPIYSQTAAYGHFGRELPDFTWERTDRAEQLKAAVGA; this is translated from the coding sequence GTGTCTCGCCGCCTGTTCACCTCGGAGTCCGTGACCGAGGGACACCCCGACAAGATCGCTGACCAGATCAGCGACACCATTCTCGACGCCCTGCTCAAGGACGACCCGACCTCCCGGGTCGCCGTCGAGACGCTGATCACCACCGGCCAGGTGCACGTGGCCGGCGAGGTCACCACCAAGGCGTACGCGCCGATCGCGCAGCTGGTGCGCGAGAAGATCCTGGAGATCGGGTACGACAGCTCGAAGAAGGGCTTCGACGGCGCCTCCTGCGGCGTCTCGGTCTCGATCGGCTCGCAGTCCCCGGACATCGCGCAGGGCGTCGACACCGCCCACGAGCACCGGGTCGACGGCGAGGACGACGAGCTGGACCGGCAGGGCGCCGGCGACCAGGGCCTGATGTTCGGGTACGCGTGCGACGACACCCCTGAGCTGATGCCGCTCCCGATCACCCTGGCGCACCGCCTGTCGCGCCGGCTGACCGAGGTGCGCAAGAACGGGACCATCCCCTACCTGCGCCCCGACGGCAAGACCCAGGTCACCATCGAGTACGACGGCGACAAGGCTGTGCGGGTCGACACCGTGGTGGTCTCCACCCAGCACGCCAGTGACATCGACCTGGACTCGCTGCTCGCGCCCGACATCCGCGAGTTCGTGGTCGAGCCGGTGCTGGCGGGTGTGGACATCGACACCTCGAACTACCGCCTGCTGGTCAACCCGACCGGTCGCTTCGAGATCGGCGGCCCGATGGGCGACGCCGGTCTGACCGGCCGCAAGATCATCATCGACACCTACGGCGGCATGGCCCGCCACGGTGGCGGTGCCTTCTCCGGCAAGGACCCGTCCAAGGTCGACCGCTCGGCCGCCTACGCGATGCGCTGGGTCGCCAAGAACATCGTCGCCGCGGGCCTGGCCCGCCGCGCCGAGGTGCAGGTCGCGTACGCGATCGGCAAGGCCGAGCCGGTGGGCCTGTTCGTGGAGACCTTCGGCACCGAGACCGCCCCGGTCCTGAAGATCCAGGAAGCCGTCACCCGGGTCTTCGACCTGCGTCCGGCCGCCATCATCCGCGACCTGGACCTGCTGCGGCCCATCTACTCCCAGACCGCCGCCTACGGCCACTTCGGCCGCGAGCTGCCGGACTTCACCTGGGAGCGCACCGACCGCGCCGAGCAGCTGAAGGCGGCTGTCGGGGCCTGA
- the gmk gene encoding guanylate kinase: MSERPRLTVLSGPSGVGKSTVVAHMRQQHPEVWLSVSATTRHPRPGEKDGVHYHFVDSDEFDKMVANGELLEWAVFAGNKYGTPRAAVEAKLERGEPVLLEIDLQGARQVRESMPEAQLVFLAPPSWEELVRRLTGRGTEPQAVIDERLAAAKVELAAEPEFDTTLVNTSVEQVATELLALLGVD; the protein is encoded by the coding sequence ATGAGTGAACGTCCGCGGCTGACCGTGCTCTCCGGCCCTTCGGGGGTCGGCAAGAGCACGGTCGTCGCTCATATGAGGCAACAGCACCCCGAGGTCTGGCTCTCGGTGTCGGCGACCACCCGGCACCCGCGGCCCGGCGAGAAGGACGGGGTCCATTACCACTTCGTCGACAGCGACGAGTTCGACAAGATGGTCGCGAACGGCGAACTGCTGGAGTGGGCCGTCTTCGCCGGCAACAAGTACGGCACCCCGCGTGCGGCCGTCGAGGCCAAGCTGGAGCGCGGCGAGCCGGTGCTGCTGGAGATCGACCTGCAGGGCGCCCGCCAGGTGCGCGAGTCGATGCCGGAGGCACAGCTGGTCTTCCTGGCTCCGCCGAGCTGGGAGGAGCTGGTCCGCCGGCTCACCGGTCGGGGCACCGAGCCCCAGGCGGTGATCGACGAGCGGCTGGCCGCCGCCAAGGTCGAACTGGCCGCCGAGCCGGAGTTCGACACCACGCTGGTGAACACCTCGGTCGAGCAGGTGGCGACCGAGCTGCTAGCCTTGCTCGGTGTAGACTGA
- a CDS encoding dihydroorotate dehydrogenase electron transfer subunit, with protein MANPLQLRAEVLANHPEGAYHRLVLHAPGVPQRVRPGHFATLAVGGPGSALVLRRPFAIHRADPQAGTIELVIAPKAAGSRELAGARVGERLDLIAPLGTPFPLPEQPVSALLVAGGYGSAPLFALGAEIRRRGGRIGFVLGAAGTGGLYGADQARALTQDVLLLTEDGSTGLAGRVTDPLAEAIRAIGATVVYACGPMAMLRAVSEIAVAHEVRVHTAVEEAMACGTGICMTCVLPVVGEDGRSRFVRSCTEGPVFDGARVRWADIGSVPDDLEGAAAMGGGLR; from the coding sequence ATGGCCAACCCCCTGCAGCTGCGGGCCGAGGTGCTCGCCAACCATCCCGAAGGGGCGTACCACCGCCTGGTGCTGCACGCCCCAGGGGTGCCGCAACGGGTGCGGCCCGGCCACTTCGCCACCCTGGCGGTGGGCGGGCCCGGCTCGGCCCTGGTGCTGCGCCGGCCCTTCGCGATCCACCGGGCCGACCCGCAGGCCGGCACGATCGAGCTGGTGATCGCCCCGAAGGCGGCCGGCAGCCGGGAGCTGGCCGGCGCCCGGGTGGGCGAGCGGCTCGACCTGATCGCCCCGCTCGGCACGCCGTTCCCGCTGCCCGAGCAGCCCGTCAGTGCCCTGCTGGTGGCCGGCGGCTACGGCAGCGCACCGCTGTTCGCACTGGGCGCCGAGATCCGGCGGCGCGGCGGGCGGATCGGCTTCGTCCTCGGCGCGGCCGGCACCGGGGGGCTCTACGGCGCCGACCAGGCCCGCGCACTCACCCAGGACGTCCTGCTGCTCACCGAGGACGGCTCGACGGGGCTGGCCGGGCGGGTCACCGACCCGCTGGCCGAGGCGATCCGGGCGATCGGGGCCACCGTGGTCTACGCCTGCGGCCCGATGGCGATGCTGCGGGCCGTCAGCGAGATCGCCGTCGCCCACGAGGTGCGGGTGCACACCGCGGTCGAGGAGGCAATGGCCTGCGGGACGGGCATCTGCATGACCTGCGTGCTGCCGGTGGTCGGCGAGGACGGGCGCAGCCGGTTCGTCCGCTCCTGCACCGAGGGACCGGTCTTCGACGGGGCCCGGGTGCGCTGGGCGGACATCGGCAGCGTCCCCGACGACCTGGAGGGCGCCGCCGCGATGGGAGGAGGGCTGCGATGA
- the rpoZ gene encoding DNA-directed RNA polymerase subunit omega, whose product MSSSMTAPEGIINPPIDELLEATDSKYSLVIYAAKRARQINAYYSQLGEGLLEYVGPLVDTHVHEKPLSIALREINAGMLTAEAVDAA is encoded by the coding sequence GTGTCCTCTTCCATGACCGCGCCCGAGGGCATCATCAACCCGCCGATCGACGAGCTGCTTGAGGCCACGGACTCCAAGTACAGCCTGGTGATCTACGCGGCCAAGCGTGCCCGTCAGATCAACGCCTACTACTCGCAGCTCGGCGAGGGTCTGCTGGAGTACGTCGGCCCGCTGGTCGACACCCACGTGCACGAGAAGCCGCTGTCGATCGCGCTGCGCGAGATCAACGCGGGCATGCTCACCGCGGAGGCCGTCGACGCCGCCTGA
- the def gene encoding peptide deformylase, with the protein MAIQPIRIFGDPVLRAKAQPVTTFDKELRTLVKDLTETMLDAPGAGLAAPQLGISLRVFTYHVDGVTGHLINPDLSLTEEEQDGPEGCLSLPGLRFDTKRAFGVVARGFNEYGDPVTVEGTQLLARCIQHETDHLDGIIFIDRLDRETRKAAMRAIREAEWGDGPAPELRISPHSTFGPIR; encoded by the coding sequence GTGGCGATCCAGCCGATCCGGATCTTCGGTGACCCGGTCCTGCGCGCCAAGGCGCAGCCGGTGACCACCTTCGACAAGGAACTGCGCACCCTCGTCAAGGACCTGACCGAGACCATGCTGGACGCGCCGGGCGCGGGCCTGGCCGCGCCGCAACTCGGCATCTCGCTGCGGGTGTTCACCTACCACGTGGACGGCGTGACCGGTCATCTGATCAACCCCGACCTGTCGTTGACGGAGGAGGAGCAGGACGGCCCCGAGGGCTGCCTGTCGCTGCCCGGACTGCGGTTCGACACCAAGCGCGCGTTCGGCGTGGTGGCCCGCGGGTTCAACGAGTACGGCGACCCGGTGACCGTCGAGGGCACCCAGTTGCTGGCCCGCTGCATCCAGCACGAGACGGACCACCTGGACGGGATCATCTTCATCGACCGGCTGGACCGGGAGACCCGCAAGGCGGCGATGCGGGCGATCCGCGAGGCCGAGTGGGGCGACGGTCCGGCCCCCGAGCTGCGGATATCGCCGCACAGCACGTTCGGGCCGATCCGCTGA
- the coaBC gene encoding bifunctional phosphopantothenoylcysteine decarboxylase/phosphopantothenate--cysteine ligase CoaBC, with amino-acid sequence MSQPRVVLGVSGGIAAYKACELLRRFSESGHQVTVVPTAAALHFVGEATWAALSGRPAATETWDRVHEVPHVRIGQQADLVVVAPATADLLAKAAHGLADDLLTNTLLTARCPVVFAPAMHTEMWEHPATQENVATLRRRGAIVLDPAVGRLTGADTGKGRLPDPDAIFAACRRVLARGAAAPDLAGRHVVVSAGGTREPLDPVRYLGNRSSGKQGYALATTAAARGARVTLLSANVGLPDPAGVDVVKVTTALELREAAVKAAAEADVVVMAAAVADFRPAEYAAAKIKKRGGVEPAPVALVRNPDILAELSGHRARPGQLVVGFAAETDQVLANGRAKLARKGCDLLVVNEVGEAKGFGTDTNEAVVLAADGSEHPVAPGPKEDLADAVWDLVAARLDGAGQS; translated from the coding sequence ATGAGCCAGCCCCGGGTGGTCCTCGGTGTGAGCGGTGGCATCGCCGCCTACAAGGCGTGCGAGCTGCTGCGGCGTTTCAGCGAGTCCGGTCACCAGGTCACCGTGGTGCCCACCGCGGCGGCGCTGCACTTCGTGGGCGAGGCGACCTGGGCGGCGCTGTCCGGGCGGCCCGCCGCCACCGAGACCTGGGACCGGGTGCACGAGGTCCCGCACGTGCGGATCGGGCAGCAGGCCGACCTGGTCGTGGTGGCGCCGGCCACCGCCGACCTGCTGGCCAAGGCCGCCCACGGGCTGGCCGACGACCTGCTCACCAACACCCTGCTGACGGCGCGCTGCCCGGTGGTCTTCGCCCCGGCGATGCACACCGAGATGTGGGAGCACCCGGCCACCCAGGAGAACGTGGCCACCCTGCGGCGGCGCGGTGCGATCGTGCTGGACCCGGCGGTGGGCCGGCTGACCGGGGCGGACACCGGCAAGGGCCGGCTGCCCGACCCCGACGCGATCTTCGCCGCCTGCCGCCGGGTGCTGGCCCGCGGTGCGGCGGCGCCCGACCTGGCGGGCCGCCATGTGGTGGTCTCGGCCGGCGGCACCCGCGAGCCGCTGGACCCGGTGCGCTACCTGGGCAACCGCTCCTCCGGGAAGCAGGGCTACGCGCTGGCCACCACCGCCGCGGCGCGCGGTGCCCGGGTGACGCTGCTGTCCGCCAACGTCGGGCTGCCGGACCCGGCCGGGGTCGATGTGGTCAAGGTCACCACCGCGCTGGAGCTGCGCGAGGCGGCGGTGAAGGCGGCGGCCGAGGCCGACGTGGTGGTGATGGCCGCGGCCGTGGCCGACTTCCGGCCGGCCGAGTACGCGGCGGCGAAGATCAAGAAGCGGGGCGGCGTGGAGCCCGCGCCCGTCGCCCTTGTCCGCAATCCGGACATCCTGGCGGAACTGTCCGGCCACCGGGCCCGCCCGGGTCAGTTGGTGGTGGGCTTCGCCGCGGAGACCGACCAGGTGCTCGCCAACGGCCGGGCCAAGCTCGCCCGCAAGGGCTGCGACCTGCTGGTGGTGAACGAGGTCGGCGAGGCCAAGGGCTTCGGGACCGACACCAACGAGGCCGTGGTGCTGGCTGCCGACGGCTCCGAACACCCGGTCGCACCAGGGCCGAAGGAGGATCTGGCCGACGCGGTCTGGGATCTGGTCGCGGCCCGGCTGGACGGCGCCGGGCAGTCCTGA
- a CDS encoding dihydroorotate dehydrogenase, which yields MTARFTATEVDPEDVDLSAPLGSRTLPNPLSTASGCAGYGRELARFVPLDALGTVTTKTIMPYPRSGQATPRLAETPSGMLNAIGLQGAGIEHFVRHELPWLAERGARVLVSIAGERLEEFTETAERLNGQPGVVGLELNISCPNVADRGLVFARNPATSYDVVRAVRKITDAELPVYAKLSPDVTSITEIAAACVQAGADGLSMINTSLGLAVDLDTLRPALAGGTGGLSGPALRPIAVRCVYQVHAAMLAGRIPQVPILGMGGIRSGRDALEFTLAGASGVAVGTALFQDPAAPQRILAELRAELATRGFAKYTDAVGYAHRPSSPAGPPRRPSSTERPS from the coding sequence ATGACGGCACGGTTCACGGCTACCGAGGTCGACCCCGAGGACGTCGACCTCAGCGCACCACTGGGCAGCCGCACGCTGCCCAACCCGCTCAGCACCGCCTCCGGTTGCGCCGGGTACGGGCGGGAGCTGGCCCGGTTCGTCCCGCTGGACGCGCTGGGCACCGTGACCACCAAGACGATCATGCCCTACCCGCGCTCCGGGCAGGCCACCCCGCGGCTGGCCGAGACGCCCTCCGGCATGCTCAACGCGATCGGCCTGCAGGGCGCGGGGATCGAGCACTTCGTGCGCCACGAGCTGCCCTGGCTGGCCGAGCGCGGCGCCCGGGTGCTGGTGTCGATCGCGGGGGAGCGGCTGGAGGAGTTCACCGAGACCGCCGAGCGCCTGAACGGGCAGCCCGGGGTGGTCGGCCTCGAACTCAACATCTCCTGCCCCAACGTGGCCGACCGCGGGCTGGTCTTCGCCCGCAACCCCGCCACCTCGTACGACGTGGTGCGCGCGGTGCGGAAAATCACCGACGCCGAGCTGCCGGTCTATGCCAAGCTCTCGCCCGACGTCACCTCGATCACCGAGATCGCGGCGGCCTGTGTGCAGGCCGGGGCCGACGGCCTGTCGATGATCAACACCTCGCTCGGCCTGGCCGTCGACCTGGACACGCTGCGCCCCGCGCTGGCCGGCGGCACCGGCGGCCTCTCCGGGCCCGCGCTGCGGCCGATCGCCGTGCGCTGCGTCTACCAGGTGCACGCCGCGATGCTGGCCGGCCGGATCCCGCAGGTGCCGATCCTGGGCATGGGCGGGATCCGCAGCGGGCGCGACGCCCTCGAGTTCACCCTGGCCGGCGCCAGCGGGGTGGCCGTGGGGACCGCGCTCTTCCAGGATCCGGCCGCTCCCCAGCGCATCCTCGCCGAGCTGCGCGCCGAACTGGCGACGCGCGGCTTCGCCAAGTACACCGACGCGGTGGGGTACGCCCACCGCCCCTCCTCGCCCGCGGGCCCGCCCCGCCGGCCCTCTTCCACCGAAAGGCCCTCATGA
- a CDS encoding quinone-dependent dihydroorotate dehydrogenase — MYKLLFNLVFRKMDPEKAHHLAFFWIRLAASVPGLRQLVALVLAPRDKALRTTALGLDLPGPFGLGAGFDKNAVGIDGLAMLGFDYVEIGTVTGEPQPGNPAPRLFRLVDDRALINRMGFNNQGSARIAARLAQRQRGSLSPVVGVNIGKTKVVEEADAVADYVKSTERLAKYADYLVVNVSSPNTPGLRNLQAVSHLGPLLSAVREAADRSTPHHVPLLVKIAPDLADEDVDAVADLALELGLDGIIATNTTIGREGLREPAARIEEIGMGGLSGAPLKERSLEVLRRLRKRTDGRLTLVSVGGIETAEDAWQRIIAGADLVQGYSAFIYEGPFWMRRVHKGLSLRLRRAGFGSLAEAVGSAA, encoded by the coding sequence GTGTACAAGCTGCTGTTCAATCTGGTCTTCCGGAAGATGGACCCCGAGAAGGCCCACCACCTGGCGTTCTTCTGGATCCGGCTGGCCGCCTCGGTGCCGGGCCTGCGGCAGCTGGTCGCCCTGGTGCTGGCCCCGCGCGACAAGGCGCTGCGCACCACCGCGCTCGGCCTGGACCTGCCGGGCCCGTTCGGCCTGGGCGCCGGGTTCGACAAGAACGCGGTGGGCATCGACGGTCTGGCGATGCTCGGCTTCGACTACGTGGAGATCGGCACGGTCACCGGTGAGCCGCAGCCCGGCAACCCGGCGCCGCGGCTGTTCCGCCTGGTGGACGACCGTGCGCTGATCAACCGGATGGGCTTCAACAACCAGGGCTCGGCCCGGATCGCGGCCCGCCTGGCGCAGCGCCAGCGCGGCTCGCTCTCGCCGGTGGTCGGCGTCAACATCGGCAAGACCAAGGTGGTCGAGGAGGCCGACGCGGTGGCCGACTACGTCAAGAGCACCGAGCGCCTGGCCAAGTACGCGGACTACCTGGTGGTCAACGTCTCCTCGCCGAACACCCCGGGGCTGCGCAACCTGCAGGCCGTCTCGCACCTGGGCCCGCTGCTGAGCGCCGTGCGCGAGGCCGCCGACCGGTCCACCCCGCACCACGTGCCGCTGCTGGTGAAGATCGCGCCCGACCTGGCCGACGAGGACGTGGACGCGGTCGCCGACCTGGCGCTCGAGCTGGGCCTGGACGGCATCATCGCCACCAACACCACGATCGGCCGCGAGGGGCTGCGCGAGCCGGCCGCCCGGATCGAGGAGATCGGGATGGGCGGGCTCTCCGGGGCGCCGCTGAAGGAGCGCTCGCTGGAGGTGCTGCGGCGGCTGCGCAAGCGGACCGACGGGCGGCTCACGCTGGTCTCGGTCGGCGGGATCGAGACCGCCGAGGACGCCTGGCAGCGGATCATCGCCGGGGCCGACCTGGTGCAGGGCTACAGCGCCTTCATCTACGAGGGGCCGTTCTGGATGCGCCGGGTGCACAAGGGCCTGAGCCTGCGGTTGCGCCGCGCGGGCTTCGGGAGCCTGGCGGAGGCCGTGGGTTCGGCGGCCTGA